One Nymphaea colorata isolate Beijing-Zhang1983 chromosome 12, ASM883128v2, whole genome shotgun sequence genomic window, TTTTCAGTGGGAACCCGTGGGTGATTCAAAATTTCGAAAAATAGGAAATACTGTGTTCTGAACCAACCAGACACAAAAGCTACattaataatttatattttagtgGCATTTCCAGCGGAGACATCTTCCCACAGCAATCATCATCGTAAATTAACTCAAGTGTTGTGCATGTCACTGTTTCTCGTCACTAGAATAACATGCTATCTAAACTAGTTCAGAATTGCACAACTTTCATCAAGTTtggaaaaatttacaataaaaCACATAAAATTTGAGCAATCTATAAATTACTactcacattttaaaaaaataaagtagagtccaatttatgttaaaaatattccAAAAAGCCACttactgaaaagaaaaaaaaaacaacattaactttttatgtaaaataatcaaaataatacCATCTTTATTGAAGTTAAAACTAGCCTTCATCGACCAAGGGTCCAAGGCAAAAGTGATTGTGTACATATTCTATCATTCGATATCAAAAATTAATACTTTATGTTTTAAAGCGTCTCCTCGAGAGTAATGTTTCTCAAATATTAAGCGCATGACTTGTTAACTTTTGACAATTAAGCAGTAGTTTGCTATTTCCCCAAAcgcaaaacatttttttgtaattttttctcgAGCTTAATTGCAAATATTCCGATACCAATGCTAGTTATTGTGTGTAACTGTTGGGGTTGGTTTGATCATATGGGGAAACCTTCAGAGGAAGCATGAAGAGCTAAATTAGATTGAGAGTTAGGTTtatgttgaataaatatcagCCACATAAAGgcaaattttaatattatatctGGCTTATTCCTATTCTCATCCTCAGTACTTAATGGACCTGttagagctagaaattttggttgaaaaaaatgttatatatatatatatatatataaatttataaatttatatatatatatagaaatttataaatttatcttttattCACTTGTGTGAGTATGCACTAACCCGTATCGTcctatttattgtttatttaaaaatattggaAATAATTTgacacaaaaactaaaaaatgttcCTGGTGTTAGGCCACTGTCGTTTCCGCCACCAGCCAGTCGCTAGGACACTGACTAAATTGCGTGTGACATTTACTTTGGTTAGGTgagagcaaaaaaaatattaaaactcaAATAACTTTGTCGGTTAAAATAATAGTGGCTTAAATTCTCCAATGTACCTTatagataattttttattaaaggaaagaaaaatattttcacaaatttttattGTATTTGGTATTAATAGAGGAAatggagatgaaaaaaaaaaaggagcaattCAGTATGGATTTTGATCTGGACATAAAGTCGAAATATTGATCTGGACGTGATTCAAGACCGAATGGAGTCTGATTTAACAAATCTGAATCCTATTTGAATCTTTTAGTATAAAGCCTTGAGATGTAAAATTAGATCCAAAGAAAATACCTATTCAAATCCACTTTAGATTCAAACCGGGTTAAAGGTATGTGGGGTCACCTAACCTAACCCACCTAATGATTGCCACTTGTTAATATAGTATTTACTCTTATATTATTGTAAAGTAATGAgtttattttaattgaatttaaGCAAAAAGTTCTGGTTTAAGTCTTTAATCTCTGGACACTTTAATTGACATTTGTACTGCATTCAGTGCCAGAACCACAATACGTTGTGGTTGGAATggtcaattgcccacacaaaaccacaaaaatttacattatttatatataaaaacctcattaactttttattttttttacatatgagtgcccccattaaatttgaaatttataattatagtgttttttaacaaaaaaaaaatttggcttcGCCACCACTGACTGCATTCCACCAAGACACTAAAGCCGGTCTAAACCTCGAGGTGGGATGACTTTGGCTATTTTGCGTACTCAAACCCAAAGCTCAGTTCAAGTTAGATAGAGTCATGTCTGGACATGTGTGTGCAACTGCCTACACAAAACCCACAcaagttatttatttttatattaatgtcACAGAATCATTTGCTTAACTATATACTTAtttctatatttatatattgatccTCAAAGAAGCCAGCACAGCATACGGATTAAAAGCCACGGTCAATCTTTATTTCAAACTTTCTTGTTGTCAACTCTTTATGCTGTAAAAATAAACATCAATTTACAAGTTAAACAATAACAGTGGAATTACCTCCAGACACCAAAAAGTAGTCCTGAATCATATCAAATCAATAAACAGGGAGAGCCacctagtaaaaaaaaaaattatacatgtcaaatgcataataaaattattaaagttactaatgtataaaaaataagtaacttGTGTGGATAATAATGCACGTAGAAGATGAATCTCTATACGTATTGCTTGAATATTCTCACCGATTTTTTCACAAAAGATCCAAGTTGGTGATAATTTGCTTTAGAAATATGTCCGATAGCACAAGTGGGCAACAAAGCCCCGCCGCCTTGATGGGTGAAATATTAACTAGagcttctttgtctttttaattaTATCTTGTTCTTTCAATATGGTTATGTTCAAACAGTGAACGATGACGACTGATATTTAAGTTCTAATCGTTCAAGGTTGGTCGAGTTGATAcgatttatattaaaaattttgcttGTTTGCTGTATTCTTATGAATTGCAAACACCTGTTGTAAACAGATCTTCATATGGAAAGCAATGGGACAGTGGATCTTTCTCctcttgaaaagaagaagaaagctgTTTGACGTCTCCCCTGCAGCTAGCGAGGAGCTCTCCAATTTTACGGAGAAACTGCGGGAACGATCAGTGATGGCCGGTGAGTATGTGTACATGTAGAAGGTACCGCCATTAATTACagaaagaggtcagtgaacgcCTCTTTCTGCGTCTGCTTCTCCTccgtttccttcttcttctttgctgaATACAGAACCAACCAACGAGACGGGATGGGTGCCATGGAGTTCGAGCCCGACACAGGGCTGACCAACGATGACCTGAAACCAACCATGCGAGACCAGCGGACTCTGACTGGTTGGGAGATGGCGAGCCTCTGGGTCGGCATCGTGATCGGGGTCCCCAACTACTACCTGGCCGGCAGCCTCGTCGAGCTCGGCATGTCGTGGTGGGAAGGGATGCTCACTGTCACCCTCGGCAACCTCATTatcctctttccccttctctccACCGGCCACGCCGGCGCCGAATATGGCATCCCCTACCCGGTCTTCGTTCGCGCCTCCTTCGGCGTCCGGGGTGCCCACATCGCCACCGTCATCCGCGGCCTCGTGGCCTGCGGCTGGTTCGGCATCGAGACGTGGATCGGCGGCCAGGCCATCCTCCTGCTCGTCCCCGACTCCCTCAAGCCAGCGTCCCTCTCCCGAACTATCTCCTGGCTCGACGCCTCCCTTCTCCAGCtcgccttcttcttcctcttctggaTCCTTCAGGTCGTCGTCATCTGGAAGGGCATGGACGGCGTGAGACGGTTGCAGAAGTACTCTGCACCTATTCTTATCATCCTCGCTATCTTGCTCCTCGTTTGGGCCTATGTGCGTGCCGGCGGGTTCGGGAGCATGCTCTCTACAGAGTCGACTCTTACCCCTTCGGAGTTCTGGCGGCTCTTCTTCCCCTGCCTCACCGCCTGCGTCGGAACATGGTCCACCATGGCCCTCAGCATCCCGGACTTCACGCGGTTTGCCCGCAGCCAGGGCGATCAGGCCCTCGGTCAGGCCATCGGCATGCCCCTCAGCTCGGCCGCCTACGCCTTCATCGGCCTCGCCGTCACCTCCTCCACTCAGGTCATCTTCGGCGAGACAATCTCCAATCCCATTCTGCTCCTCCCCATGATCAGCACCAGCGTCCCCATCATCCTCATTTCCATAGTCGGTATCACCCTTGCCGTCCTGACCACCAACGTCGCCGCGAACGTCGTCGCGCCGGCGAATGCCATCGTGAATCTCAATCCGGCCAGGTTTGGCTTTAGAGGTGGGGCTTTGGTTACTGCCGTCATTGGGATACTGTTCCAGCCTTGGAGATTGTATGGGTCCAGCGAGACCTACGTCGACACTTGGCTGGTTGGTTGCTCCGCGCTTCTGGGACCCGTCGCCGGCATTGTCGTCGTCGATTACTGGGTGCTCCGGCGAGGTGTTCTGGATGTTGGTGCATTGTACTCTATGAATCCGGTTAGTCCATATTGGTATTTCAGGGGATTCAATCTTGCCGCCATCGCGGCAATGGTCGTTCCAGTGTTGGTTGTGATTCCGGGATTCCTTTATGAGGTTGGAATTCTGAATTCCGTTCCCGCTGTGCTAGTCGGGATTTATGACGTTGCCTGGTTCATCACCTTCTTCTCTGCCGGCGCTCTTTACTGGATTCTTTCTAGTTTGTGGGGAAGAACTAAAATGGCCCAAGTGCACGATCCACTGCTGCTCAATTCTTCTCCTTGAAGAGCGTCGCAGTAACGAACGGTTGCCAGTGAACTGAATCGCAGAACGTATTTGGTGATGTAGAATCTGAAACTATAAACATGGAGGATCTTGATCTCATGCTCCTTACTTCCCGTAAAAATTCGTATAGAGAAAGGTTCGTTGTATTTAATATTATTCGTGAGCTTCTGGATTCAAGTGGTGGATATTACAGTTTCTTTCGAATTGGGGAGGCATCATCTAGAAATAACTGAAAGAACTCAAACAAATCACTGTTGGTATCGGGCTGCCTTACCTTTCACCTTTCCAATTGATTCATCTGTAAAGTTTGATTTATTTCAAGCATTGGAACACAGATTGTTGTTTTTAATAATCAGCCGCTGCATTGTTGCTTTTAGTATCTTTCCGGAGAAGCAAGGTTATTATCATCTCAGTTATGGAAAAACGCATCACAGGCTACAGAGACAGAAACGAAGATGATCTGGGCTGTGCTTACTGATCATGCAGCAAGAGTATATTAGGAAGCAAGAACTAGTTTAATCCATGAAAGCAAATGTGAACTCAATCTCAAAAAAGACCTTGGATGTGTTCTAAAAATTCAAACCATAAATAACTTGTTGGTACCGAAGAGAGAGatccattcatttgcttaacaGCACCATGTGACTCCAGTTTCTGTTTAAAACACTGTGGCTGTAGTAAGCTGTACACTTCCACAGAAAGATTCATGCGGATTTTGTAATATTAGAGATTTGAAAACTCTGATACATAAGATCCAAACGCTGGAGCCGACACATTAGAGGACCCAGAGGCAGTTGAAGATGGTAAATTGTTAACCTCTTGTTCTGCACATGAACTTTTTATCATCTAATTTCTACGAAGAGCTTCATCTTTCTAAATCTTTTTGCACGAGCTCTGCATTTTATGACAATTGCGGGATTTTTGTTAACCTCTTGTTCACATGAACTTTTTATCATCTAATTTCTGAACTTTTTATCATCTAATTTCTACAAAGAGCTTCAGCTTTCTACATCTTTTTACACGGGCTCTGCATTTTATGACAATTGcgggaaattttttttctgttatgaTTATATCAAACACTTCATCCAAATGAAGCAAATGACAACAAAACCAACATATAAGGCTCTTTCTTTGATGTGACGGCTTGAATGGATTTGTCAAAGATGGGAGCTAGGATCATGGACGTCATCCTCTTGCAATGAAAAGGTGGATCTGGCGTGAGACTAGTTGGTTAGACTAGCGGCTTGAGTTCTTGGTTCTGACTCCATTAATGTCAAGTCCCTTTATAAGCTTAACAGTTGCTAGGTTATGCTTGATAGATCAGAGGCTGATGTTAAATCCATATTAGATTAAATCTatagtttaaacaaacagtgAATTCaattgaggatctcaaatctatgtTACCTTATGAAATTTGTTTCCCGAAAGAAGGCATGGTTTTAAATTCTGAACCACCGCTAATGTGAGGTCCAGGGCTATCAAACAAATCATagaataatttttcttcttttttaaaaaattaatagtaAGAATCTTCCTCCATAAAACAAAGCGCCCTCTTTTCAGTTAGGTTTTGAGTTTGGTAGCATGCTGGATTTTGTTGcagctgctccctctctctctctctctttcttttaaaacagGATTTTTATATAGAAGCAAACTATTTGTTTATTGAGGCTGGAGCCAGCAAATAATTGAATCATGGATGCCATGTACTCAGAGTCCAATCCAAcgcttaatttctttttatttaatcaGTTGACTAATGGACAAACGTGATGATGGATATATGTTGTGGCCTCTAATAATGGACCATGTGTTATAAGCTAAAAATGACTAAAATTGTTCTATTGGTTAACTTGATGACGTCCCCAAGATTTGATGTCTGGTCTCTCTCAAGTTCCATCCCAACGGTAGCTTCAATAAATTCTGATGTATTTTACCACCATCAAAGTTAAGCATATGATCTCCGACTTGGCGTAGTGAAAATGTTATGATAGATACCAATCTGATGCAGTGATTTTGTTATATATCATACCGATGTAGTATAAACCAATTTAGAAAGAAATTCTGATGTATTTTACCATCGTTAAAGTTAAGCATATGATCTCCAACTTGGTGTAGTGAAATGTTATGATACCAATCTGATGCACTGATTATGTTATATACTATACTAGACCGATATGGTATAAATCAATGTAAGAAACTCGTAAAGTGGGTTCCATAAAATAAGATTTTCGGATCCTAAGCCCCGATGTTAGCTACAACAACAAGAATTCAAAGAGAAATGCAGAAAGATAATGGCCGAAGGTAAATGAgagaaaattattgaaaattaatGGAGGCCGTTGGTGAGTCTATCTTGGTCCTCCTCCAGACTTTCATGGTTTCCTGTTCCTTCTGCTGCTGACAAACCTTTATAAATTGGTAGCcgtctcctttctctctctgacaGGAAGAGGATAATGGAATCCAAATGCCTCCATGGATGCGCCCATCTCAAGGTTCCTTTCCTTCCGATCCCACAAGTTAAACCCGGAATTGGAAAGAACCTCCGGTTCATCACCATCACTACCCCCTTCCCGCAACTCCTTTGCCGGCACAGACCACCACAGCCGATATTATCTCTGAGCTTCGCTCCAAGAGCAGCCAATGAAGGAACCTCCCACTTCGAAGCCGACCCTGCACTTATCAACGAGGACCTGAAACCCACTATGCCGAGCCAACGCACCTTCACCGGCTGGGAGATGGCCAGCCTATGGGTGGGCCTCGTCGTCGGCGTTCCCACCTACTACCTCGCCGGCAGCCTCGTCGAGCTCGGCATGGCCTGGTGGCAAGGAATCGCCACGGTGGTCGTCGCCAATCTCATCCTCCTCTTTCCTCTTGTCCTTACCGGCCATCCCGGCACCCGCTACGGCATCCCCTTCCCCGTCGTCGCTAGGTCGGCATTCGGGATCCGCGGCGCTCATTTCCCTACACTCCTCCGCGCCCTCGTCGCCTGCGGCTGGTTCGGCATTGAGACCTGGATCGGCGGCCAGTCGATATTCGCCCTTCTCCCCGAATCTGCGAAGCCGGCTTCCCTGTCCGGAATCATCCCCTGGCTCGGCACCTCCGTACTCGAATTTGGTTGTTTCGTCGCTTTCTGGATTGCGCAGATGAGCGTCATATGGAAAGGCATGGATGGAGTTCGGGATTTGGAGAAGTACTCTGCTCCCATCCTCGTCCTCtgcactcttcttcttctctgctgggCGTATTCGAAAGCCGGCGGCTTCGGCCGAATGCTCtctgcttcttcttccctcACAGCTCCGGAATTCTGGCGGTTATTCTTCCCGTCTTTGACGGCGAACATCAGTTTCTGGGCCACAGTGGCCCTGAACATCCCGGATTTCACCCGGTATGCTAAGACGCAGGCCGACCAGGTTCTCGGCCAGGCCGGGCTTCCGATCTTCATGGGAGCGTTCACCCTAGTCGGCCTT contains:
- the LOC116266458 gene encoding purine-uracil permease NCS1-like, with the protein product MESKCLHGCAHLKVPFLPIPQVKPGIGKNLRFITITTPFPQLLCRHRPPQPILSLSFAPRAANEGTSHFEADPALINEDLKPTMPSQRTFTGWEMASLWVGLVVGVPTYYLAGSLVELGMAWWQGIATVVVANLILLFPLVLTGHPGTRYGIPFPVVARSAFGIRGAHFPTLLRALVACGWFGIETWIGGQSIFALLPESAKPASLSGIIPWLGTSVLEFGCFVAFWIAQMSVIWKGMDGVRDLEKYSAPILVLCTLLLLCWAYSKAGGFGRMLSASSSLTAPEFWRLFFPSLTANISFWATVALNIPDFTRYAKTQADQVLGQAGLPIFMGAFTLVGLAVTSSTEVIFGHVITSPIQLLSRIGGTLPVILSIIGICLATFTTNLAANVVAPANAVVNLSPSRFSFRAGALLTAVLGILFQPWRLLQSSKSFIYTWLVGYSALLGPIGGIILVDYYVLRRTVLNVDALYSTNPSGPYWYFEGYNPAALGALIAGILPMIPGFLHKVGLLKSISRELMIAYDNAWLISFFSAGLVYWCLSRLVRRIYE
- the LOC116265898 gene encoding purine-uracil permease NCS1-like, with protein sequence MGAMEFEPDTGLTNDDLKPTMRDQRTLTGWEMASLWVGIVIGVPNYYLAGSLVELGMSWWEGMLTVTLGNLIILFPLLSTGHAGAEYGIPYPVFVRASFGVRGAHIATVIRGLVACGWFGIETWIGGQAILLLVPDSLKPASLSRTISWLDASLLQLAFFFLFWILQVVVIWKGMDGVRRLQKYSAPILIILAILLLVWAYVRAGGFGSMLSTESTLTPSEFWRLFFPCLTACVGTWSTMALSIPDFTRFARSQGDQALGQAIGMPLSSAAYAFIGLAVTSSTQVIFGETISNPILLLPMISTSVPIILISIVGITLAVLTTNVAANVVAPANAIVNLNPARFGFRGGALVTAVIGILFQPWRLYGSSETYVDTWLVGCSALLGPVAGIVVVDYWVLRRGVLDVGALYSMNPVSPYWYFRGFNLAAIAAMVVPVLVVIPGFLYEVGILNSVPAVLVGIYDVAWFITFFSAGALYWILSSLWGRTKMAQVHDPLLLNSSP